A region of Flocculibacter collagenilyticus DNA encodes the following proteins:
- a CDS encoding Nif3-like dinuclear metal center hexameric protein — translation MTINRNELQRYLTDLLKPWEVKDFCPNGLQVEGTDSIRKIITGVTASEALIDKAIEMNADAILVHHGYFWKGEHQPITGMKKTRIKKLIENDINLFAYHLPLDVHPELGNNVQLAKLLDIQNIEGLEQGPGPSIPLKGEFTNPISLDELTQRIESTLSRKPLVNSGGNFDIKTVAWCTGGGQSYIDLAAQQGIDCFITGEASEQTIHSSNEQRIHFIAAGHHATERYGAKSLGEHLTETFELDVQFIDINNPV, via the coding sequence ATGACCATTAACCGCAATGAATTACAACGTTATTTAACTGACTTATTAAAACCTTGGGAAGTTAAAGATTTTTGTCCAAACGGCTTGCAAGTAGAGGGTACAGACAGTATTCGTAAAATTATAACTGGAGTAACAGCGAGTGAAGCGCTAATAGATAAAGCAATAGAAATGAATGCTGACGCGATACTCGTTCACCATGGTTATTTTTGGAAGGGTGAACATCAACCTATTACTGGTATGAAGAAAACCAGAATTAAAAAGCTAATTGAAAATGACATAAATTTGTTTGCTTACCACCTTCCACTAGACGTTCACCCTGAATTAGGAAATAACGTGCAATTAGCAAAGTTATTAGATATTCAAAATATTGAAGGTTTAGAGCAGGGTCCTGGACCAAGTATTCCGTTAAAAGGCGAATTTACCAACCCAATTTCATTAGACGAATTAACCCAACGCATTGAGAGTACATTAAGTAGAAAACCACTGGTAAATAGTGGTGGAAACTTTGATATAAAAACCGTAGCTTGGTGCACAGGCGGTGGTCAATCGTATATCGATTTAGCAGCACAACAAGGTATTGACTGTTTTATTACCGGCGAAGCATCCGAGCAAACGATTCATTCATCCAATGAACAGCGTATCCATTTTATCGCTGCTGGCCATCATGCTACTGAACGTTATGGTGCAAAATCACTCGGTGAGCACTTAACTGAAACCTTCGAGCTTGATGTACAGTTTATAGATATTAATAACCCTGTTTAA
- a CDS encoding methyltransferase domain-containing protein, which translates to MTSDSKKLGNIKHGNTITNDTSFDQSSKKFKKNIYGTTKGKLRLAVLKRDLMDIPEFAAKPLRILDIGCGQGQLGVWCASLGHEVVFSDVSEDMLTEAYRTCTEQGLLNSCSFVAGSLQTILPQLQKDHQAFDIILCHAVFEWLDEPKKALNLLVDTLTDNGHLSLMYYNQIGKALANILYGNFEYVNAEYKARNTVFLNPQNPINSNELMAWISELPLNCLFKTGVRCFHDYTRDRNLPSERFDELVNIELSHNRQEPFASIGRYTHLVLRKNE; encoded by the coding sequence TTGACTAGTGACAGCAAAAAGCTCGGCAACATTAAGCATGGCAACACAATAACAAACGATACTAGCTTTGATCAAAGCAGTAAAAAGTTTAAAAAAAACATTTATGGCACAACCAAAGGTAAACTGCGCTTAGCAGTGCTTAAGCGAGATTTAATGGATATTCCAGAGTTTGCCGCAAAGCCTTTGCGCATTTTGGATATTGGCTGTGGGCAAGGGCAGTTGGGGGTGTGGTGTGCCTCATTGGGTCATGAAGTTGTATTTAGCGATGTTTCAGAAGACATGCTTACAGAAGCCTATCGAACATGCACAGAACAAGGCTTGTTAAACTCATGTAGCTTTGTTGCTGGTTCACTACAAACAATATTACCCCAGTTACAAAAAGACCATCAAGCATTTGATATTATTCTTTGCCATGCCGTTTTTGAATGGCTTGATGAGCCAAAAAAAGCGTTGAATCTACTGGTAGATACACTAACCGATAATGGCCATTTATCATTAATGTATTACAACCAAATAGGTAAGGCGTTAGCAAATATTTTGTACGGGAACTTTGAATATGTAAATGCTGAATACAAAGCAAGAAATACTGTGTTCTTAAATCCTCAAAATCCGATCAATAGTAATGAGCTAATGGCGTGGATATCAGAACTCCCATTAAACTGCTTATTTAAAACCGGTGTGCGCTGTTTTCACGATTATACAAGAGATCGTAATTTGCCCAGTGAGCGGTTTGATGAATTAGTCAACATAGAGCTATCGCATAACCGCCAAGAGCCATTTGCATCTATTGGCCGCTATACCCACCTTGTACTCAGAAAGAATGAATAA
- a CDS encoding GNAT family N-acetyltransferase — protein sequence MSKLTIVPINHDYADALLAFEKDNRAYFKSLIEDREDGFYTLHNIHNEIEKGIEEWESDEAYKFFMCVDNKLMGRINLRQITRDTHTSIFNDRQNKSANTLIHQGEIGYRISQQYSGKGVTTSAVKLVKQYAFEELHLNRIVARVAVNNPGSQIVLLKNQFQFAERIQNGQAINGQPYDLVTLFCESL from the coding sequence TTGTCTAAGTTAACAATTGTACCTATTAATCACGATTATGCTGATGCACTACTGGCGTTTGAAAAAGACAACCGTGCGTATTTTAAGTCGTTGATTGAAGATAGAGAAGATGGTTTTTACACGCTTCACAATATTCACAATGAAATCGAAAAAGGTATTGAAGAGTGGGAGTCTGACGAGGCATATAAATTCTTTATGTGTGTTGATAATAAATTAATGGGACGCATAAACCTACGCCAAATTACTCGAGATACACATACGAGCATTTTTAACGATAGGCAAAACAAGTCAGCCAATACATTAATTCATCAAGGCGAAATTGGTTACAGAATTAGTCAACAGTATTCTGGTAAAGGGGTAACAACGTCAGCGGTTAAATTAGTAAAGCAATATGCATTTGAAGAATTACACTTAAACCGTATCGTTGCGCGAGTGGCTGTTAATAATCCAGGGTCGCAAATTGTATTGTTAAAAAATCAATTTCAATTTGCCGAACGCATCCAAAATGGGCAGGCAATTAATGGGCAGCCGTATGACTTAGTCACGCTTTTCTGTGAATCTCTTTAA
- a CDS encoding PepSY-associated TM helix domain-containing protein encodes MKSITIKKLYKLHSWVGLITGILLFVIAFTGAVAVFARSELMIWANDHIRSPIDITPQKYEAIVEEYSQKVDPAYLEEIHIQFPAVRSTDNIRLIFEGHFEQENGKEDHKGVVFELHPITFEQVSRTDMEEYFNHPKLDMAMFLAHFHADLHLGRPVGLILTGLLGLTLMVSIVTGLIIHRKILAQLFTFRPKRNFSLLLNDGHKAMSVWGVLFHSVIAFTGAFLGLATVLLVPAAAYVSFNGDQEALLEKFTAVKAPVVANVESLTKVAHILENSKKSYPDLTFTNFTIMGYGDKNAAMYVFGAGNEQLGRQALVFNGATAEFVRHQANFGRLEGVTGKILDAMFPLHFGNFGGIFIKALWAVLGISTALLPITGLMLWIERGLNTANPAHSRNTYEMFNRLLIGSCAGVVLAAVALFPAQLILNKFYALNDHTSAVFFIFFSVWMFAITLGLVVKKKCAVHVLGYSIASCLLITMPLDAILSGSHIFNVIHTKHFVSMGVNLTTFVLGVLLVLAMMKVKAKQAINQSVSHIDEYQRETA; translated from the coding sequence ATGAAAAGTATCACGATAAAAAAGCTATATAAGCTACATTCTTGGGTTGGCTTAATAACGGGTATTTTGTTATTTGTTATTGCATTTACTGGTGCAGTGGCTGTTTTTGCTCGTTCAGAGTTAATGATTTGGGCAAATGATCATATACGAAGCCCGATAGATATCACGCCACAGAAATATGAAGCCATAGTAGAAGAATATTCTCAAAAAGTTGACCCAGCCTACCTAGAGGAAATACACATACAGTTTCCTGCAGTTCGCTCAACAGACAATATTCGTTTGATATTTGAAGGGCACTTTGAACAAGAAAATGGCAAAGAAGATCACAAAGGTGTTGTTTTTGAGTTGCACCCCATTACTTTTGAGCAAGTATCAAGAACAGACATGGAGGAGTATTTCAATCACCCTAAGTTAGACATGGCGATGTTTTTGGCGCATTTTCATGCCGACTTGCACTTAGGTAGACCGGTAGGACTTATTTTAACAGGTTTGTTGGGACTTACCTTAATGGTCTCAATTGTAACGGGATTAATCATCCATAGAAAAATACTGGCTCAACTCTTTACTTTTAGGCCTAAACGAAATTTCTCGTTACTGCTAAATGATGGGCATAAAGCAATGAGCGTGTGGGGCGTACTTTTTCATTCAGTTATTGCTTTTACTGGTGCATTTTTAGGTTTAGCAACGGTATTACTTGTACCTGCCGCTGCGTACGTAAGCTTTAATGGTGACCAAGAAGCGTTACTTGAAAAATTTACCGCGGTGAAAGCACCAGTTGTTGCGAATGTCGAAAGTCTAACAAAAGTTGCGCATATTTTAGAAAACAGCAAAAAAAGCTACCCAGATTTAACATTCACCAATTTTACAATTATGGGTTATGGCGACAAAAATGCAGCAATGTATGTATTTGGTGCGGGTAACGAGCAATTGGGCAGACAGGCATTAGTGTTTAACGGAGCAACAGCGGAGTTTGTTCGCCACCAAGCCAATTTTGGACGACTAGAAGGTGTTACAGGCAAAATTCTAGATGCGATGTTCCCGCTACATTTCGGTAATTTTGGCGGAATATTTATAAAAGCCTTGTGGGCTGTGTTGGGTATATCTACTGCACTATTGCCTATAACCGGGTTGATGCTATGGATAGAGCGAGGACTGAATACTGCTAATCCAGCACATAGCCGCAATACATACGAAATGTTTAATCGACTGCTTATTGGATCATGCGCTGGCGTTGTTTTAGCAGCCGTGGCACTTTTTCCTGCACAGCTCATCCTTAACAAGTTTTATGCATTGAATGATCATACATCTGCCGTATTCTTCATTTTCTTTAGTGTTTGGATGTTTGCTATAACATTGGGTTTAGTTGTTAAAAAGAAGTGTGCTGTGCATGTATTGGGGTATAGCATAGCAAGTTGCTTACTCATCACAATGCCATTAGACGCGATACTTAGTGGAAGTCATATTTTCAATGTAATACACACGAAGCACTTTGTGTCGATGGGCGTTAATCTAACGACATTTGTTTTAGGAGTATTACTCGTTCTAGCAATGATGAAAGTTAAAGCGAAGCAGGCTATTAACCAGTCTGTAAGCCATATAGATGAATATCAAAGAGAAACGGCATGA
- the lysC gene encoding lysine-sensitive aspartokinase 3: protein MKNNIVVAKFGGTSLADFAAMQRCASLVLNSPTIKVVVVSASSGVTNLLTKLTKPDLLTAKREALLNKILAIHSTILDQLEQSDHQQQQLLNLHLKLADLAQSASIQPNIKDEILSFGEQISSLLFTEVLNQLAGNQIYKAECFDVRKILKTDNQFGNAVPNINRISELATHYFSDVVSSEDKGHSHVMVTQGFIGATEHGETTTLGRGGSDFSAALLAEAINATELQIWTDVKGIFTTDPRLTTNAKPISEISFDEAAELATFGAKVLHPATLLPAMRANIPVYVGSSLAPTQGGTKIVKSVENKPTYRAIALRKNQTLITIKSPAMLHATGFLAKVFGILSQHHISVDLITTSEISIAITLDNSVQNAEQQFYKHCMKALQAFCEIQVESDLSLIALIGNHLHANASIMGNNGIEASVFQSLNNISMRMICYGASQHNVCFLVKDNEAVSIISKLHQHLFEGDTAVTTGLAV from the coding sequence ATGAAAAATAATATAGTTGTAGCTAAATTTGGTGGCACTAGCCTTGCGGATTTTGCAGCAATGCAAAGGTGCGCGTCTCTTGTGCTAAACAGTCCTACTATTAAAGTTGTTGTGGTAAGCGCATCGTCTGGCGTTACGAATTTGCTTACTAAACTTACAAAGCCCGATTTATTAACGGCTAAGCGCGAAGCGCTGTTAAACAAAATTTTAGCCATTCATTCGACAATTCTAGATCAGCTCGAACAGTCAGACCATCAGCAACAACAGTTACTAAACCTGCATTTAAAACTTGCGGATTTGGCACAGAGTGCATCTATTCAGCCGAATATTAAAGATGAAATTCTGTCTTTCGGTGAACAAATATCTTCCTTACTATTCACAGAAGTATTAAACCAATTAGCAGGCAATCAAATTTATAAAGCGGAATGTTTTGATGTCCGTAAAATATTAAAAACAGATAACCAGTTTGGTAATGCCGTGCCAAACATAAATAGAATAAGTGAACTTGCTACTCATTATTTTTCGGATGTGGTTAGCAGTGAAGATAAAGGGCATAGCCATGTAATGGTTACCCAAGGGTTTATTGGTGCGACGGAACATGGCGAAACAACAACACTAGGTCGAGGTGGCTCAGATTTCAGTGCTGCATTGTTAGCTGAGGCAATAAACGCGACCGAATTACAAATTTGGACAGACGTTAAAGGTATTTTCACCACAGACCCACGGTTGACTACAAATGCAAAGCCTATTAGTGAGATTAGCTTTGATGAAGCAGCTGAATTAGCCACTTTTGGTGCCAAAGTGCTTCATCCAGCAACACTTTTACCAGCGATGAGAGCGAACATTCCTGTTTATGTTGGCTCAAGTTTGGCGCCAACTCAAGGTGGTACCAAAATAGTTAAGTCAGTTGAAAATAAACCCACCTATCGCGCCATTGCGCTAAGAAAAAATCAAACACTTATCACTATTAAAAGCCCCGCCATGCTGCATGCAACAGGCTTTTTGGCAAAAGTGTTTGGGATTTTGAGTCAGCACCACATTTCGGTAGATTTGATCACCACCTCTGAAATTAGCATTGCAATAACACTAGACAATTCTGTTCAGAACGCAGAACAACAATTTTATAAGCACTGCATGAAAGCGCTTCAAGCCTTTTGCGAAATTCAAGTCGAAAGTGATTTATCGCTTATCGCACTGATTGGTAATCACCTCCATGCTAATGCGAGCATAATGGGCAATAACGGTATTGAGGCTAGCGTATTTCAGTCGCTAAACAATATTAGTATGCGGATGATATGCTACGGTGCTAGCCAGCATAATGTTTGCTTTTTGGTTAAAGACAATGAGGCGGTTTCTATTATTAGTAAATTACATCAGCATCTTTTTGAAGGTGACACAGCAGTGACTACAGGCTTAGCAGTATGA